The following are encoded together in the bacterium genome:
- the rlmN gene encoding 23S rRNA (adenine(2503)-C(2))-methyltransferase RlmN — MDSNLPPLIRDVPVAGLRGLLADLGAPAYRGDQLAGWLYARDAEAWDGMTDLPEDLRGLLAARWVLDGLAVLDRQVSQDGTRKHLFSLRDGHAIESVTIPMEHHLTFCLSSQVGCAMACSFCATARGGLVRNLGAGEIVEQVLRLRRDAAREIVPGCSERAFNLVFMGMGEPLDNFDALAQAIDTFTSPAGLGMSPRRITVSTSGHAAGMRRLLDLPQAVGLTVSVNGTDPDLRRRLMPVPGRTPLPEVLDIAQEYARRRQRRVTIAYVLIEAVNDGDAEAAALAKLVRNRPFKVNLIPMNRIDERFGPPDASRLLGFQDVLRRAGVEAYIRISGGDDIAAACGQLREKHASKGR, encoded by the coding sequence ATGGACAGCAACCTACCGCCTCTGATCCGCGACGTTCCCGTCGCCGGACTGCGCGGCCTGCTGGCGGATCTGGGCGCACCCGCCTACCGGGGCGACCAGCTCGCCGGCTGGCTCTACGCCCGCGATGCCGAAGCCTGGGACGGGATGACCGACCTGCCCGAGGACCTCAGGGGCCTGCTGGCCGCGCGCTGGGTCCTGGACGGCTTGGCGGTGCTCGATCGCCAGGTGTCGCAGGACGGGACCCGCAAGCACCTGTTCTCGCTGCGGGACGGCCACGCCATCGAGAGCGTGACCATCCCCATGGAACACCACCTGACGTTCTGCCTCTCGTCGCAGGTGGGCTGCGCGATGGCCTGCAGCTTCTGCGCCACGGCGCGCGGCGGCCTGGTGCGCAACCTCGGCGCGGGCGAGATCGTCGAGCAGGTGCTGCGGCTGCGCCGCGACGCCGCGCGCGAGATCGTGCCGGGCTGCTCGGAACGCGCCTTCAACCTGGTCTTCATGGGGATGGGCGAGCCGCTGGACAACTTCGACGCGCTGGCCCAGGCCATCGACACGTTCACCTCGCCGGCGGGCCTGGGCATGTCGCCCCGGCGGATCACCGTCTCGACCTCGGGCCACGCCGCCGGCATGCGCCGGCTTCTCGACCTGCCCCAGGCGGTGGGCCTCACGGTGTCGGTCAACGGCACCGATCCCGACCTGCGTCGCCGCCTGATGCCGGTGCCCGGACGCACGCCCCTGCCCGAGGTGCTCGACATCGCGCAGGAGTACGCCCGCCGCCGGCAGCGGCGCGTGACGATCGCCTACGTGCTGATCGAGGCCGTGAACGACGGCGACGCGGAGGCCGCCGCGCTGGCGAAGCTCGTGCGCAACCGCCCCTTCAAGGTCAACCTGATCCCCATGAACCGCATCGACGAGCGCTTCGGCCCGCCGGACGCCTCGAGGCTGCTGGGGTTCCAGGACGTGCTGCGGCGGGCGGGCGTGGAGGCCTACATCAGGATCAGCGGCGGCGACGACATCGCGGCCGCTTGCGGGCAGCTGCGGGAGAAGCACGCGTCGAAGGGCCGTTGA